The nucleotide window TCTATCTTTACAGCGAAACCGGAACGAGAGCAACAATTCCATGTTACATCAAAGAAGCACATTATCCTTTCTGCAGGCAGCCATAAACTCTTATCTGGGAGAAAGCAAGGCGAGCGCGCAATCTACATGCTGATAATACAAGTCTACTCTAGTGAGAACTTCGGAAACTTCCTCGGCTTACACAGAAAACTGTTAAGAGGTTATGTCGCAAGAACACGAAAGATGTTTCTGAATACAAATGTTACAAGATGTGAAATGGTAGTAAGTAAATTGATGGtactattttacaaaattaaggtATGGGATTTTCGTcttc belongs to Amyelois transitella isolate CPQ chromosome 10, ilAmyTran1.1, whole genome shotgun sequence and includes:
- the LOC106137663 gene encoding uncharacterized protein LOC106137663, encoding MHQGLEMSQRNVTKPEREQQFHVTSKKHIILSAGSHKLLSGRKQGERAIYMLIIQVYSSENFGNFLGLHRKLLRGYVARTRKMFLNTNVTRCEMVIRHPYAAYIFC